The genomic segment GGGATCGCTTTCTCCTGGCCGTAGCcttttggttatttaaaataatccaatTTGCAAGGATAATTATGTATTAGCGTTTTATCTACCACTTGAAATGAACAAGGGAGTTTCGATACTGGCCCAGCATTAGCAGGTTATTGCTGCAAATTACTTGATATCTGCTTTCTTTCACATAAAGAGGAAATTAGGCGATCAATTACCAAAAAAGGGCGGACAGAGGGGATAGGAGGGGCAAGCACGCCCTCTGCTGGCCACTGGGCCGCACGGCAAGGCTGAAGTGTGGCGGGGGAGGGACGGGGCAGCAGGGCTGCGGCTGCCTGGCAGCTTTCAGAAGCCCGTCCCTAGTGCAGGAGCCCACAGGGCAGTCGTCCCCATCTGGACACTGGGACACTGCCCTCTCCTTGAAGAGGAGAGGTGGAGCTGGAACTAAGCTTTTGCTGGgcagaaaatgggaaaagaaaactcCAAACAGCCAAACGAAGGAGCAGCCCCACCTGGCGGCCCCACCCACAGCCCACACAACCCCGGCATCCAGGAACGAACGCCCCGGCCGATGGAGGCCTTGGCCACGCGGGAGGGCTCACTGGCTCACCAGGGCACTGCAGTGTTAAACGAAACAAAGCTGGGCCCTGCCCAGAAGCCCACCTGACCAGGGCTGAGGACAGGCAAGCCTCAGTTCTTAGGCAAGCAGGGAGGGAGATGGTGGGCCTTGCAGGAGGGCGCCTCGGGGAGCCACTCACCAGCTTCCCgggccccagcctcccacctcagcagaTGTCCCGGCCATGCCCATCTCCCCTGCGGCCAGCTTGGAGTCTTGCAGTGGTTGTCTCTGGGATCAGCTGCCTGAGTGACCAGGCCAAGATGCAGGCTCGGCCTCTCACCTCTGCACACATCGCCATGGGCTCCCTGCCCACTTGAGAGCGTGTGGACTCTGCTCCTTGGCCTGGCGTCCACAGCCTCGCACACAGGCCCTCCTGATTCACTGCCTGCTCAGGCCTGCCAGACACCCTGGGGCCCCGGACCTTCCCCTCTCAGGGTCCTCCCCTGTCCCTCCCTGGCTTCCCAACGTAACCAGAACCAACCCCCCTTTGCCTCCTGTGGCCTACAAGACCCTTTCCCGGGACCTGGTCCCTCTGCCCCGTTGGCTCCACCCCCTCCAAGCCACACTCCCAGACGGTGAACCGGCCCCACAGCCTCCTCATGCTCCAGAACGCAGCAAGCTCATTCCCACCTCCATCTCAGCCTACAGAGCTGAGCCCTATTCGCTCCTCTCTGCTCaggtcacctcctcagagaagccctcCCACTCGCCGACcacctctctgcagctggtcctGTGCTATCCCCCTGCCTGTTCCTCAGAAGGCATTTTCCACTCAGAAGCACCTTTCTGGCTAATGTACAAGCACTCCGGTGGCTGCCTGTCTCCACCACTGGAAGGCGGCTCCAGCCTCATCATCTCTTCACCTTCACTGCAGGAGCCAGCAggctgccaggcacagtgactcaactGTGCTTGCCAGATGGGCCAGTGGTGGGCAAGTCAGGGGGAcgccttccccacccccaccccttcctcACACAGGACCCTCTCCTCTCACTCCATGCAGTCacactggtctttttttttttttttttttgagacaaaatgtcactctgtcacccaggctggagatctccgctcactgcaacctctgcctcctgggttcaagtgattctcctgcctcagcctcccaagtagctgggattaaggcacttgccaccatgcccggctaatttttgtatttttagtagggatgggttttgccatgttgccaaggctggtcctgaactgctgaccttaggtgatctgcccacctcagcctcccaatgtgctgggattacaggcgtgagccaccacacccagcttcacACTGGTCTTTATgagtttggctgggcacagtggctcatacctgtaatcccagcactttaagagactaaggcaggaggatcccgtcagcccaggagttcaagaccagcctaggcaacaaagcaagaccctgtccctacaaaaaaagtaaaaattagctaggcatagtgaccggtacctgcagtcccagctattcagcagggtcacttgagcccaggaggttgaggctgcagtgagccgtgattgcaccaccatactccagcctgggaggcaagcagggccctgtttctaaaaacattatttaaaaaaaaaaaaaaaaaaaaaaaagatgagatcaATTACACCCTTCCCCCTAGTGAGGCAGGACCGCAGCAGCCCCACAACCGTGCACTCCACCATGGTCAGCCGGTGAAGCTGGTGGCCTCCCAAGCCACACTCCTTCCGACAGGAGTCCGGGGGTGCCGAGCAAGGCCCCATTAGCCGGAAGcagcctcccccatcccctgcctATGCCCCACTCTACTAGAGGCCCGAAGAGGGAGCAGGCCAGGTGAGCAGGGCTGACCCTGCACCCAGTGGGGAGCCTCTCACCCCAACCACCACGCCATctgcaagcctcagcctcctagggcTCAGCAGCCCCTCCTGACCTCCCAGAGCTGGACGCCTCCTCAACCCCTCCTCCCCAGGTGACCAGGGGACACTGCCAACTGTCCAAGCCAACCCTACTATCCACTCCCAGACAAGCCCATGACCTAACCCCCATCCGGCCACCTCACTGTGGCCACCAGGGACCACATGGGTCTCTGCTTGCTCCCTGTCACCAGGATGAAATCCACGTGTTCTGGCATGCAGCAGGTGTCTGCTAATAGGGGACAGCCGACCTGCGCCCCCAGCCTCACTTTCGCCTGCCCCCCCTTCCCCGTGCTGCAACACCCGGCTGCATCGCCCCATTCAGTCCTCCATCTGGAACCACACGCCCTGCCCTCCCGTGGCAGCCCCCACATGACTCTTGGCTCTGCCCAGGCCCAGCTCCTTCCACAGTCTTCTGAAGCCTCCCTAGATGATAGTATGCTTgaatgggtttctttttttttagagagagagtcttgttctgtcgcccaggctgcaggctggagtgcaatggcgcgatctcagctcactgcaacctcccaggcttgagcaattctcctgcctcagcctctcgagtagctggaattacaggcatgtgccgccatgcccagctaatttttgtatttttggtagagacggggttttgccatgttggccaggctggtctcaaactcctggcctcaagtgatcctcccaccttggcctcccaaggagctgggattacaggcgtgagcaaccacgccaGCCTTGGCTAGATTTCTGAGCACCAGTCCCCAGTCGGAGTGCCCAGGTCCAAGCCTGCTCAATCCCCAACACCCCACCTTCTCCAGATGTCACAGACACGAGCTCAGGAAGCCATTGCCCTAACGCGCCCAGGGGAGCCACAGAGTCGCACGGGACCAGGTGCACACGGACAAACGTGGCTCCACACTGACCCTTACAGTGTCTGGGGGGTGCCACACCCAAGGGCTAGACTCTCACCACATACCCCCAACCACGTGCCCGCCTGGAGGCTGCTCCCCCAGTGTGTCGGCACCATCACCGCAGTGGGGGTCAACCTCAAAGGGGCTACACCCCACAATCTCCAGGCCGGGGCCTTCCCCGGCCGCGACAGGGGCTCAGACCACTTCTCTGCAGGCCGGGACCTTCCCCGGCCACCACAGGGGCTCTCAGGAGCTCAGACCACTTCTCTCCAGGCGGGACCGGGTGCACTCAGAGTGGTACGGCGGGAGACCAGACCAATTCTTTCAGTCCGCTCAAAACACTCGCACAGCACCATGTGACACTCAgaaagggcagggcaggcagacctgcagccccagccagcTGAGCACAGAAGGGccctggaggaggcagaggcctgGGGGTGCCCAGCACAGCACAAGTGAGGGCTTCACCCCTGCCTAAGGGCTCAGCAGCCGccgcccctcctccctcaggagGGACGCAGCTGGGTCCATACCAAGAGACACACAGAAGAGGCCACAGCACCTGCCTAGCAGCACATCCCACACCCAGACTGCAGGGCGCAGCACCCGGgccctctcctcttttttttttttttttttttttttttgagagggagtctcgctctgtcgcccaggctgggatgcagtggccggatctcagctcactgcaagctccgcctcccgggtttacgccattctcctgcctcagcctcccgagtagctgggactacaggcgcccgccacctcgcccggctagttattttttgtattttttagtagagatggggtttcaccttgttagccaggatggtctcgatctcctgacctcgtgatccgcccgactcggcctcccaaagtgctgggattacaggcttgagccaccgcgcccggccccgggcCCTCTCCTCTACCTGCCAGCCCACCACCACCGTCTGCCAGGCAGTGCCCGCCCAGCCAGGGCCTCTAACAGCATAAGGCAGGGAAGGTGACCATGGCTCCTAACACGCCAGCAGATCCAGTGCAGGCATGCCCAGCCCCAGTACCCAGCGCCCCTGCTCCCAGCATACCTTCCTTGGTGGTGAGGTGGGCCCGGCTCGGAGGCAGGCGGCACAGTCGGTGCGTGGTGACCTGTACCAGGCCCTTGTTGGGGGTCTTCTTCAGGATAGGGCTGCTCTTCCCCCGGAGGGCCTGTCTCcgccggaggctgaggtggctctTGGCGGTGGTGGCAGGTGCGGGGCTGCCTTTCTTGTCTCCAGGAAGGCTGTGGAGACAAAATACAGGCAGCTCTCAACAAGCCCTGGGGGTTCTGCCCACCTACCCTTCCTCACCAGGACCCGAGGAACATGGGAGCAGCTCCTGAAGGCCAGGACCCGGACACATCGGGTCCTTTCTGGACCCTGCCTCCCTCAACCCATGGCAGCTCTGCCCACTCTCCACAGCCAGGCTGAGGCGGCAGGCTTGGATCCACAATCCCAGATGACCCCAGAACTAGGGCAGGCTACCATGCTCCCAGGGAGAACAGAGGGGCCTCAGCACTCTGTCCCCACACACATGTCCACCCCTTCCCCATCTACCCAGGCCAGAGGAGTCCCTGCATGGGGCAAAGGGAAGGGCCAACATCCCTGAGGAGAGCGGCCACCAGCCCCACGTGGCTTTCCAAGCCCCTCAGTAAGGGGGCAGCTTCTCCGCACTCCCTCTCCACACTTCCTGGACAGAGGGAGCTGCCAGCATGGTTTAGAGCAGAGCTGCCACCGAGAAACAGCCAGGAGTGGGAGCCAGGTGCCCATGTGCCTCAAGACAGCACCTGTCTCGGGGAGCAGGGCCAGAGAGAATGAGCTACACGAGCCAGCGACCTAGACCAGACAGCAGGGGTGCGCAGCAAGGAGGTGCCTTCCAAGACAGTGCGCGCCGCTGTGTCTGATGACGAAGGCAGGACCTCCACCCTCTGCCCAGCAGGTGCAGCTGCCACCTTAGCTGCCAACCTGATGGAGTCCCTGAGCCCAGACCAAGCACTGCGCCATGACACCATCTCTCAGTCTCATCACAAGTCCGCAAAGGTGGAGGCCGGGAGAGAAGTGTGCCAAGCAAGTGAGTGACTCTGCCTGGCTGCCTAGCCAAGGGGGCTGGGACCTAACACCAATCTGGTCGCCCTGGGACCAGAGGCCAACCGCAGCCTCAGCACTGCGCGAGGCAGGCCACAGAGCCCAAAGCCAGGAATGCCCAAGGAGGCTCCCGCCTACCAGCAGCTCCTGGCCCCCGCCCATCAGCCCAGCTGGAGCAGTCCTCAGCCTGGGGGCCAGCAAAGGCCAGGTCTCCTGGAGCCCAAGCCCTAGACACAGGGCAGGAAGGAAAGACCAGACACCCCTGGCAGGGCCCAGAGCCCTGGTCCACCTCCCAGCACAGACCTGTGGCTGGCAGCTCCAGGCCAGGGGCAGACACCTGCTCTCACTGTCTCACCATCCCCCTGGGGACACATGGACCCTGGGCTGGTCCCTGGGAACTACTCcccctgcgcctggcctggcCCAAAGCCTTCCCTCTGTGAACCCTGTGCAACTGGAATGGAAGCTGCTGTCTCTCACCAGCAGGAGAAAGCATGGGCTTGCCAGCAGCATGAGGGATGGGAAACCTGCCCCCTaactctgtgccccaggctagCCCAAACCACCACAGCAGCACTTCCTGCCTCATTTCTTGCTGGAAACGTGAACCCAACTGCAGGCAAAGCTCCGAGCTCAGAAGATCCATCGGGGTGCCAAACAAACCCTCCTCACGGCCCCTCACACTCCACCGCAGCCGGCCGAGATGCCCACCTTGTACTGCCCCGCCTCCGGATGATCTTGGTGCGGCTCTTCACTTTGTAAGCCGAAAGCGGGGTCTCCCCAGAGACGGGCTTCAAGCCACTGAGTCCTACGGCTGGCCTGTCCCCCGGCGGGGACCTAGACGGGACTGGGGAGAGCTGGGAGGCATGATCCTTGCTGCCGGCCTCTGACTGCCAacggaaggaggaagaggaggaggcagaggggctGGAGGCCTTCCACTTGTACTTGCTGGGGGCAGACCCTGGCTTGGAGGACGTGGCTGGCTTCCTGGGCTTGGGCTCTGGGTCATCTATGAGCTGCGGCTTCTCCACCTTGTTTGCCGTGCCAGCAGGGACCTTGCACACATTCTCTGCGGCCACTCTGGGACTGAGGGCCCTCCGAGCAGCCCGGGGACTCTTCGCGGAGGCAGCCACCCATTTGTAGTTGTTTTTCCGGAACTTGTTAGTTCGACAGGTCACAACCAGCGAGGCCTCCCGGGCCTGCCTGGGTCCTGAGGCCAGTCTGGCTGGGCCCACCACTGAGCCTGACGGAACTGGCTGATCTGTGTGGCCAGCATCTACTCTCCTGTCCCCAAGGAGCTGTGGAGCACAGCTGGCCACGGAATGAGAACCCAGCTTCCGGCCGGGGACCACACCAGTGCGTGGGGGCAGAGCGGAGGATGGGAAGCTCGCCTTGATGGCAATCACGCTCTCGCTGACTGTCCGGCGGGGCTCCCGGGGGCTGTCGCCCACACTGCCCACTGATTTCACCACCCTGGGCTTACCGGCCTCCTTCTGGCAGACCAGAAGAGGATCTTCCACATTGCAGGTCCCCCTCATTCTTGCTGGTCTCGAGGGCTGCAGCTGTCCCCGAGGGGGCTCACCTTCACCTTCCCGGGGCCTTTGGTCACTCCAGAGGGTGTCCTCATATTCTTCCAAAGAGCCCCGCTGGGCCCCTGAAGCACTGGCAGAGCCAGACTTTGATGGTGGTTTAACTTTGATGACCACGTTCTGACCTTGATTGAGCTGGACCTGTCTCCCAAGGATGTGCTGCTGCGGGACAGGAGCCGGGCCCCCCCGGGCCCCGTGCAACGGCCGCACAGCAGGGTCGGCAGGTGGGTCTGAGGGTCCCGGGGGCCGATTCACGAGGGAGTATTTCTTGCGCCACAAAGGCCCATGGTGTGAGGAGTAGCCCCTCCGGCTTGGACGAGGGTAGCGGGCACTGAAGGCCCTGCCACTGTGGTAAGTGGGTGGCTGCCACCCAGAAGCTGTTGGGGTACCAGGGCCTGGGGCATTGCCATGGAGGGTTTTGTAGTCATCAATTAGACCTGAGAAGACAGAACCACAGGCTCAGTTAGCCAGAGGGTAACCGTAACAATCATGACTACCCTGGAAGGGCATCAGCTGGCAAGATACCCCCAGATCTCATCTCACTTCTGAGCCCCTGCCGGTTTCAGGAGGCACAGCCCCCAGCACCTGGGACTCACTGACAACTCAGGCCGCGCCACCTGGGCCTGTCACTTCTATGAGCCTTTTCTCCAACAGCTCCACTTCAATCCTACTTCCACCTGCTTAACACAAAAATGAACCATGTGGTACAACCCTTATTTGCTGGTCTACTGAGTCCACAGTCCTTTGATGAGAAGTATCACTCAGTCTGAAGAGAATCGCAAAGATCCCCTCTGCACTGTTTGAATCAGAGGGGACAAGTCGGCCGCGCAGGCCCTCTGGCTTGCCTACAGATGGAAAGGAGTCACTCCACTAAGGGAAACAGAACTGACACTCCTGAGGACGCCTTGCCTGACAACAGGAAAAAAGAATACTAGGAGCAGAGACCATTGCCCTGCCAGACGTCACAGTCTTCCCTGCAGAAGAGGAGACAGCAATGGGCTAGAGTCCTATTGCAGTAAACTGACACAATCACAGGACTTTCCAAATAAGTCCCTGGATAGCTATCCCAGTGCAGGAGGGCCAGGAACACAGGCAAGGGCAGCAGCAGCCAGGGGTGCTCCGACTCAACCAGCAAACTAGCAGCAGCCAGCCTCCCAGACATCAGCATTCCCCCACCACAGGCCCTGCCCCTGGGGACACAGAAAGCCATGTCCAGACGTGGTGACACCCCGAGCAGGTGTGATGGGAGCCCAAGAAGTGTCCCCAAGTGGGAGGCAGTCCACCCGGCCTCTTATCCATACACACTTTCCCAATCCTTAAGTCTTCCCTTTGTGAGAGTAAAAGCAAAAaggagttttaatttttgttagttttttttgtttggttggttttggctttttatttgaGATGTTATTTggcttttttaatttatttattttatttggcttatctctgttgcccaggctggagtgcagtggcccaatcacagctcactgcagccgggacctcctgggcacaagcgaaCCTTCcacctctgagtagctgggactacaggcgcaagccaccacgcccatttcatttttaaaaatttttctgtagagacggggtctcctcatgttgcccaggatggtctcaaactcccgggctcaagccatcctcctgccatggcctcccaaagtgctgggattacaggcgtgggccattGCGTCcgtacatggatttttttttttttttaagtttagaaacaccaatttgggttttttaatgtttaagtgTGGAAGCTGAAGCCTGTTGAGTCTGCGCCTGAAATGCAAGGGAAGTGTGACTGTTTGGAGAAAAGGGGCATCAAAATTGGGCGTcgaggctgggagcggtggctcatgcctgtaatcccagcagtttgggaagcccaggtgggtggattacctgaggtcgcgagttagagaccaacctggccaacatggtgaaaccccgtctctactcaaaatacaaaaatcagccgggcgttgtggcgcatatctgtaatcccaccgactcgggaggctgaggcaggagaatcgcttgaacccgggatgcggaggttgcagcgagccgagatagcgtcactgcaccccggcctgggtaacagcaacactctgtctcaaaaaaacaaaacaaaacaaaacaaaacaacaaaaaaatgggcGTCAAGAAAAGAATCCGTGTGCGCCCGGAGCCTGCTCTGCCGAAATGACCCATGAACCAGTCCCAGTCCCGCAGTGGGGCGCGGGGAGCGAGGGTGGGCGCCGAGGTGGGGAGGGCCGACGCCTCCCGCGGGTTACTAAGCGATGGCCCTGCCTCCACCCTCCGCAGCCCCCGCAGGGCCGGCACCGCTCCCTCCACAAAGCTGGAGCCGGGGACTGACCCGGGCCCTGAGCCGGCCCACAAGTCCTGGCGGACCCTACCGTTCCCCACACCAGCCGCCACCAGGAACACGCGGGCGGTGAGCGACCCCTTCGACGAGGCGGACAGAGACCGGCCGCGAGGTGAGGGGGAAAGAAGGGGACTCGCGTCCTAGCCCCGGCCGGACCTACCCTGCAGGAGACGGATCTGCCGCCGTAATATCTCCTTTTCCTCCATCTCCCAAGTCCGCGACGCCCGGCCAAGCCCCCGCGACGTCATCGCTACGCGACCTTTTTGCCGCTGGCGGGGCAGAGCGGGCCGGGGCGGAGCCGCGGGGAGCAGGCCCGGATGTCTGCCGGCCGCAGACGACCCGCCGTCGCCCTGGCAACGGCAGCGAAGAGGCGGAGCCGCGCACGCGCAGAGCGAGGCGGGGACGTCACTAGTGAGCGTCGGGAAGTAGCCTGGTTGCCGCTGGGAAGGGACGGTTCGGGTGCTGGGAGGCCGCGCGGCCCAGCTTGTGCAGTCCGGGATCGGGTCCCCTTGGGAGACTGGGCGAGGGGCGAGACCTGGGGCCCTCCCAGCCCATACCGCAGTTCCTTCCCACAGTCCCTGCGTTTCATTTCGCCCCAGTTGAGAGTTGGAGGTCTACGGGGGGACCCCATGGGAGAAGGGCCAGTTAACAGTTACTCTTGACCCACGAGGGTCTGTGAAACCTCTTACTGTGGCCAGAGGAGAAGACATCGGAGAGCAAGTTTCCCTGGATAGACATGTTGAACCTCTGAAAACATGAAAGTTTTTGGTTCGTCAGTGGAAACATGTACAAGTGcgcagttggtgggaatgtaaatggcgCAGCACCGCAGAAAACTATGGAGATTCCACAAAAggttaaaagtagaactaccggATATGAGGGCGATCTGGCTGCGACACCTGTCATCCCACTGATTGCCAGGGTTGATTCGGCTGATCTGGTTGGCTAGGTCAGTgtccccttccttcctcactgTTTCATGTGCGTCCCTCCCAAAGCTGCGGCTCAATCGAAGGGGACGACTGTACCCAAGAGAGGAGTTGGGCTCCCCTGCTAGAACATCCAAACAAGCTCTCAAGGTCCATTTGTAGGAGAATGTAGGGTAGTCAAGCTTCCAAGATTCCAGACGCATCCAAATGAGGCGCTGCATGTGGCAATCTGCCTTTCTAGGAGAAAACAAAAACGgaactaccgtatgatccagcaaccctacTTCTGCCTATATTCCCAAAAGAATGTAAATCAGAGACTCAAACATATTTGTGcccccatgttcactgcagcatttttcacaatagccaaaagacaGCAACAAAAGTGGGTGGATggaatgataaacaaaatgtggtccatacaaacaatgaaatatttttcagccttaaaaaggaaggaaattcggccgggtgcagtggctcacgcctgtaatcctagcactttgggaggctgaggcgggcggatcacgaggtcaggagttggagaccagtgtggtcaacatggtgaaaccgcgtctctgctaaaaatacaaaaaattagccggggatagtggtgcgcacctgtagtcccagctactcaggaggctgaggcagaagaatcacttgaacccaggaggcggaggttgcagtgagccaagattgagccactgcactccaacctgggcgacagagctagactttgtctcaaaaaagagaagaaagaaaagaaaaaaaggaaggaaattctaacacaGGATACaccatggataaaccttgaaaacattatgctatgtaaaataagccagtcacaaaaagacaaatcttGTGTGATTCCACTTCCGTGCAGTACCTGGAATACACATTcctagagacagaaggtagattagAGGTTCAGTGGCTGGGATAAGGAGGAATGGAGAAGTGTTGCTTAATGGGTATAGGGTTTCTGTTTGGAGTGACGAAAAAGTTTTGAaagtagtggtgatggttacacaaaaTTGTGATGGTAATAATGCCACTGAATTACACACGTTAAAATGGCTaggctgggccaggcgcggtggctcacacctgtaatcccagcactttgggaggccaaggtgagcagatcacgaggccaggagatggaaaccaccctggctaacatgatgaaaccctgtctctactaaaaatacaaaaattagccaggcattgtggcaggcgcctgtagtcccagttactcaggaggctgagacaggagactggcgtgaacccaggaggcagagcttgcagtgagcccagtttgcgccactgcactccagcctggacgacagagtgagactctatctcaaaaaaacaaataaaaaaggctaggctgggcggggtggctcaagcctgtaatcccagcactttggattttgggtggccaaggcgggcagatcacgaggtcaagagatcaagaccagcctggccaacatggcgaaaccccgtctctactaaaaatacaaaaactagcagggcgtggtggcaggtgcctgtaatcccagctactcaggaggctgaggcaggagaattgcttgaagcctggaggcgtaggttgcaatgagccaagatcgtgccactgcactccagcctgggagacagagcaagactctgtctcaaaaaaaaaaaaaaaaaaaaaaaaggctaaaatgaCCACTTCTATGCTGTATGTATTTTACAATAATGAATAAGGAATAAGCAATGTTAAAGTTCTTcaggaccaggcgcagtggctcacacctgtaatcccagcactttgggaggccaaggcgggtggatcatgaggtaaggagttcaagaccagcctgaccaacatggtgaaacccccatctactaaaaa from the Papio anubis isolate 15944 chromosome 8, Panubis1.0, whole genome shotgun sequence genome contains:
- the ZC3H3 gene encoding zinc finger CCCH domain-containing protein 3 isoform X1, whose product is MTSRGLGRASRTWEMEEKEILRRQIRLLQGLIDDYKTLHGNAPGPGTPTASGWQPPTYHSGRAFSARYPRPSRRGYSSHHGPLWRKKYSLVNRPPGPSDPPADPAVRPLHGARGGPAPVPQQHILGRQVQLNQGQNVVIKVKPPSKSGSASASGAQRGSLEEYEDTLWSDQRPREGEGEPPRGQLQPSRPARMRGTCNVEDPLLVCQKEAGKPRVVKSVGSVGDSPREPRRTVSESVIAIKASFPSSALPPRTGVVPGRKLGSHSVASCAPQLLGDRRVDAGHTDQPVPSGSVVGPARLASGPRQAREASLVVTCRTNKFRKNNYKWVAASAKSPRAARRALSPRVAAENVCKVPAGTANKVEKPQLIDDPEPKPRKPATSSKPGSAPSKYKWKASSPSASSSSSFRWQSEAGSKDHASQLSPVPSRSPPGDRPAVGLSGLKPVSGETPLSAYKVKSRTKIIRRRGSTSLPGDKKGSPAPATTAKSHLSLRRRQALRGKSSPILKKTPNKGLVQVTTHRLCRLPPSRAHLTTKEASSLRAVQTPPTSKVIKTRYRIVKKTPASPLSAPPFPLSLPSWRARRLSLSRSLVLNRLRPVASGGGKAQPGSPRWRSKGYRCIGGVLYKVSANKLSKTSGQPGDAGSKPLLRTAGRLDPAGSCSRSLASRAVQRSLAIIRQARQRREKRKEYCMYYNRFGRCNRGERCPYIHDPEKVAVCTRFVRGTCKKTDGTCPFSHHVSKEKMPVCSYFLKGICSNSNCPYSHVYVSRKAEVCSDFLKGYCPLGAKCKKKHTLLCPDFARRGACPRGAQCQLLHRTQKRHSRRAATSPAPGPSDAAARSRASASHGPRKPSAAQRPIRQTPSSPALTAAALAAPPRSPGGSASPSSLKASSSSCSSSSSSPPASLDHEAPSLQEAALAAARSNRLCKLPSFISLQSSPSPGAQPRVRAPRAPLTKDSGKPLHIKPRL
- the ZC3H3 gene encoding zinc finger CCCH domain-containing protein 3 isoform X2, which gives rise to MTSRGLGRASRTWEMEEKEILRRQIRLLQGLIDDYKTLHGNAPGPGTPTASGWQPPTYHSGRAFSARYPRPSRRGYSSHHGPLWRKKYSLVNRPPGPSDPPADPAVRPLHGARGGPAPVPQQHILGRQVQLNQGQNVVIKVKPPSKSGSASASGAQRGSLEEYEDTLWSDQRPREGEGEPPRGQLQPSRPARMRGTCNVEDPLLVCQKEAGKPRVVKSVGSVGDSPREPRRTVSESVIAIKASFPSSALPPRTGVVPGRKLGSHSVASCAPQLLGDRRVDAGHTDQPVPSGSVVGPARLASGPRQAREASLVVTCRTNKFRKNNYKWVAASAKSPRAARRALSPRVAAENVCKVPAGTANKVEKPQLIDDPEPKPRKPATSSKPGSAPSKYKWKASSPSASSSSSFRWQSEAGSKDHASQLSPVPSRSPPGDRPAVGLSGLKPVSGETPLSAYKVKSRTKIIRRRGSTSLPGDKKGSPAPATTAKSHLSLRRRQALRGKSSPILKKTPNKGLVQVTTHRLCRLPPSRAHLTTKEASSLRAVQTPPTSKVIKTRYRIVKKTPASPLSAPPFPLSLPSWRARRLSLSRSLVLNRLRPVASGGGKAQPGSPRWRSKGYRCIGGVLYKVSANKLSKTSGQPGDAGSKPLLRTGRLDPAGSCSRSLASRAVQRSLAIIRQARQRREKRKEYCMYYNRFGRCNRGERCPYIHDPEKVAVCTRFVRGTCKKTDGTCPFSHHVSKEKMPVCSYFLKGICSNSNCPYSHVYVSRKAEVCSDFLKGYCPLGAKCKKKHTLLCPDFARRGACPRGAQCQLLHRTQKRHSRRAATSPAPGPSDAAARSRASASHGPRKPSAAQRPIRQTPSSPALTAAALAAPPRSPGGSASPSSLKASSSSCSSSSSSPPASLDHEAPSLQEAALAAARSNRLCKLPSFISLQSSPSPGAQPRVRAPRAPLTKDSGKPLHIKPRL